The stretch of DNA ATCAAACAGAACAGAGTCGTGTCGGCTCAGGCCGAACAATGTacaccttcctctcctcctgttttcaGTTGTCGACGTGGtttcgttctctctctctccttttttcaaCGGCCTCGTTCAGCTGCTTGTTCAGAGACGTAACAGTAACAAGTTTGAGACGGAGATCGGGGCTGGAGGGGAGATCTAGAAATGTGACGCCAAAGACGGATTCACCGCTCGTTCACACACACGGACTCAAAAACGGAAGAGGACTCGGGATCGGACACTCGGCGGCGGCGCGCGGGGGAGGTCCGAATTCAAACGAACGTCTGACAGAGCGACAGCCGGCGGCGTTGGCTCGGACTCCCTGGTGAAACCGAGGCAGAGAAGTGGCCTTCTCTTCCAACGAGCTGTCCACACGTGAAAGGTGGCGCGGTCAGACCGGATTCCGCCGGGACGAAAATACCGGGGTTGTAGACGTAAATCTGCAGGGAAACGGGTGGAGCTCAGTCACTGGCGCTGGTTAGACACGATCTCCTGTAAATGCACAGCAAGGGGCAGACTTCCCATTTGATTATGTTCTAGTTCCTTTACATTTTGCCATTTAGTCGACATCAGCGAGAGAACGGACGGCGATCGCCGATCCGATTGGATCTGTCGGCGCAAGCCTACTGGACACTGAACTTCCACGTGTGAAATCAAAAGGTAAAAGTCCATATTAGACCGAACTCTGCACAAAGCCAGAGAGCGAGCACGTCACAGAGATCGATCAAGACCGGCGTCCGGTCTGACCACAGCTTTCGATCCACGTCGCTCCGAAAAACCAACTACTCGGTCATGGACCAGTGAAATGGCGTCTGCACAGACGCAGTCCAGTTTGagttgaaaaaggaaacaaggtTGAGACGCGGTTTACTGTGCgaacagaaccaaaaaaaaaaaaaaacgcaaccTGAAGTCTCAAGTTCCCCTGCGCCCAGGTTTCAGCTTTATGAGAAtgtcctctcacacacacgaCGGTGACGACCCATCGTTTTAATTCCTGTGAAACGGAAGCACGGTTATTTTCTGCTCAAACTACACGAAAAGCTGAAGGTCACGGTCGACGGCTTCACTCTTATCTTTAACCGAACTTTTATGAGCCACTGGGACTTGAAGTAGAAAAGCGAGGCGTGAAAACACATCGCCCGGGACATGAGATGCTCTGTTGTCGGCCAGTGTGGTGACAGTATCTGAAAACCGCTGCTCAGTCCGAGCTGGGCGAGCAGGTTCCTGCTACGGCTGCTACCGCTGAATCCGTATGTGAGAACGAGGCGTCGGGAGGTGGTCTGACGGGGAAGCTCCGAGACCAGGAAGCTTGCCGCGCGCGCGCACGCTTGAACCAGACCCTCAGAGACCAAAGCGTCCCGTCTTCAGCTGTAAAAGCTCCCACAAGTCATTGCTGTCACCTGTCAAACCATTAAgatacaaagaagaaaaaacagacaaaacccCTCTGTCTTTACCAGCACCTCCACTGCACCTCCATGTTGGTcacttaaataaaaactgtttggaCTTTGTTTAGACTACCTAAGTCCGAATACGGTTTAAAAACATTGTGACAAAGGCCACGACAAGATTTCATCGACACAAAACTCCCTACAAACAtcatcagaaacagaaaacaactggACCAATCGGCTCCGGGGATTGAAATGGACAAGATGGCTCATTACTTGAAAACAAGCATCAGACTTCCTCACACCTTCATGCGGACCCTCACGGCAGTCTGTCATAAAGTCGCTACCACGGGACTCATCAGTCTTTACGAGCTGGTCCATAATAAACAGTCTGGTTTCAGCTCAGTCTCTGCAGCTGTGGGGCCCTGCCACTCAATTTCTCACCAATGTTCCAGAGCGAGAAAGGTTCAAGAACCTCAGCTTTACAGGGCAACATGCAGTAGGGAGTAAGGCAGGTGTAGTGAAGTCCATGTAGCTGTTAAAACtacatcatgtctgtgtgcagtCCGTGTCTGCCTGCCCGTctgcctgtcagtcagtctgtgtgGGACAGTCGGACAGTTCTACAGCCGGAGCCTTGTGGGAACGTCCGTGAGGGAAGCCTCGGCTTGGgaaaggttaggaaaagatgtTGGAGCTGTGTGAGCAacggagtgtgtgtgcacgtccTCCATTTTCAGTCCTCTCTGTGTGAGTGCAGTGTCCATTTTGTGTTCTCCCTCCTGCTATCGGTGTATTTTCATGTCATGCAGGACCTGGACTGAATCTACACACCCTGTCCTTCACACACACTACAGCCACACATGggaaatgagggagaggagggtgagCAGCAGGAAGAGCTACGTTTTGGCACCTCCAGAAACCTTGGCATGTGACTGGCTACCCCATGCCCCCTGTCTTGCCCAACCCCACCCTCCCTCATCCCTTAGCTTATATGAAGGGGCCGCCGGGCATACCCAGGAAGTTGGGCGCACCCATGGCCATGGGAGGAGGCGCCGTCGAGCTGCTCCAGTGCACCTTCATGTGGTGCCTCAGGTTGGACTTGGACGAGAAGCGCTTGTCACACTGTTGGCAGGAGAACGGCTTCTCCTTGGTGTGGATGCGGCGGTGGCAGATGAGTTGAGTGGAGACACGGAAGGACTTGCCGCAGTCGGGGCACTGGTAGCGTTTGGGCTCGGTGTGGATCCGCCGGTGGTTCTTGAGGGACATCAGGTTGGGGAACTCCTTCTGGCAGGAGTTGCAGAAGTAGGTCCCGGTCTTGTGGCTGTTCTTGTGGTTGAGCAGGGAGCTGGCGTGGCGGTAAGACCGCCCACACTGGTCGCAGACGTGGGACTTGATGACCTCACTGTTGCCCCCACGGCTGCGGGCTTTGGCCATGCTGCCGGGGTCGAGTCCTTGCTCTTGCATCAAGGTGAGGTCCAAGCCTGACCCCCAGCCCAGCTCCTGGGAGCCCCCTGGTCGGGGCTGCTGGGGTCTGGGCTGGCGGGGCTGCGGTGCCTGGCCGTGGGTGATCTCCATGTGGAGCCTGAAGCTGGCCTGCGTAGGAAAGGCTCGTTGGCAGGACCGGCAGGTCAGCTCCCGCTGCTTCTGGTGGACTCGTCGGTGGTTGTAGAGCTGGGAGGAAACACGGAAGGCCTTGCCGCAGTCGTGGCAACGGTGGCGCCGTGTCTCAGAGTGGATACGGCGGTGGTTCTTCAGGGCAAGCAGGTTGGAGTATGTCTTGAGGCACACGGCGCAGTGGTAGATGCCGACAGTGTGGGTGTTCTTGTGGTTGAGGAGGGAGCTGGCATGGCGGTAGGAGCGGCCGCATTGATCACATCTGTGCAGGgacaaacaaggaaaaacaagagGGGAGGAACAAGGGGGTGGGAGGAGggacagaaggaaagaaaaagggaaattaGTAACGGAAGATGGtagtttgttttcactgttctAGCCAAGTTAATTTCAAGTTATTGGTTaccactttttctttaaaattagtgaaatattttaaactacTCATCTAAGATGTTGCACATACAGGTATATGATCTGAAATCCGGCTTAAAGCTTTGACAGAAGACTACTACAAAGTGGTGTACCATTTAAAATTAGGATTGCTAAAAAGGTCATGGGGGAGAGGACTGCTGAGTGGGTGAGGAAGGGAGGGACATGGGGGAAACTATGGACAAACAACTGGGATTCATGTAGGGAACTGGGAGGTATCTGCCGCTCCCTGCACTGCACAAATGGACACAAGCTTCAAACAGCTTCTTTCGCATGTGAAAACAATTTCAAAGACCTTCTGTCACAGCCTTCTTTTAGGTGATTACTAAATTCTCCGTgtagtgatgaaaaaaaagaaaaatcaaacatgcCCACAAAACCTCCACCGTTTCAGACTGCAGTTGCTTGCAGCTACTGTGCTGTAGTAAGGAATCCTTGACTGATACGCATAATAACCTCTAAACATGTGCAGTGCAGCTAGCTCCAAATACTTCCTAATCTTCCCTGTGATTTCAGTTTGCCAAGATATCAAAATGCAAGTGCCCCATCACATAACGGCAGTTTCTAGTCTAATAACTGGCCAGTATCATGATACTGcctaaagaaaacaaacacaaacaatttaaaGACTACAGTCAAATTCATAACAAGAGTAAGGAACACACAACATCAATACTTTAAATTTTGCTAATATGCTACACAAAAAATACTACTTAAATCAAATCTGTGATAAAGTTTGCTaagaaaacaaagcatgaaAACAGTACATCTAAACATGAAATGTTTGACTGTTGGTAGCCTAAGAAACTTAAAAGTGTGATATATGCTAACTGAAAGCAAACGGGGTTGACTTATCTGGTCTCTCCACTAATTCAATTTGTCCAAACTTCAGAAAAATCCGAATTCCGGCACGCGTATGGTCCCAAGGAAGCCGGATTGGAGATCATATACCTGTAATAGACATGTAGAGACCTAAATTTAtcttcactattttttttttcaacttcgAAGAATCACAAACAACTGACGAGAACTCACGTGTACCGACACTCTTCGCCCTCTCCCGTGGGTGCAGTGGCCTTCCTCCTGACTTCCATGCCTACCTGGTTGTCCCCGCAGCGGTGCCTGGCCAGACCGGATCTCCCCTGGAAACTCTTCCCACAGGTGGGGCAGCCAAAGGGGGTAGCCCCCTCCTCATGGACCTTCTGGTGGTTACGGAGGAACCTGGCCAGCCGGAAGGCTTTCCCGCACGTGTGGCAGATGTGCTTCTTCCGCTGTGTGTGGATGCGCATGTGGTTGCGTAGCGCCATGTAGTTGGTGTACGGCTTGTCGCAGAAGTTGCACCGGAAGTTGCCTGTCTTGTGGGTGTGCTTGTGGTTCAGCAAAGAGCTTGCATGTTTGTAGGCGCAGCTGCACAGGTCACAGGCGTAGGGTCTCTCATCAGAGTCCAGGTCCACAGAGCTTCTCTCCATGCTGATGTTGGTGGAGCTGTTGGTGGAGGAGGACGAAGGCAGGTGCTGGGCTGGGCAGTCATGGGCTGCAAGCTCATCAGCCGTGGCAAAGCCTTCACAGCAGCCATCACACTCAAAATCCATCTGGGCCCCAGGGCCCTGAGGGCCTTTGCACAGCCCAGCTGTAGTGTGGGTAGCTAGCTGCCTCTGAGTGCGGAAGCCCTTGCCACACTCTTGGCAGTTGTGCTTCTTCTGGGCAAAGTGGAGACGCAAGTGGTTTTTCATTGCCAGCCTGTTGGGGTATGTAGAGTTGCAAACATTGCAGTGGTACTCCCCGATTTTGTGAAGATTCTTGTGATTGGCTAGGCTGCCCGCATGTCGGTATGTCTTTCCGCATTCTTCACAGGCAAAAGGCCGACGTCCACTTTCAGCTGGGTCAAACTTCTGGGGCCTGGAAGTTCCAGCTGAAGAGTAGGGCTTTTTGAACCCCTGATGGCTGTATTTGACACCCATTACCTGGCCCTTTGATGACTCTCCTCTCATAGTCTGCATTTGAGAGGGGCCAGGCTGCTGGAATCGGGAACCATTTGGGCCGGTCCGAACAAGACCTTTGGCCCGATGCTCCTCATGGAGACGGAGGTGGTTGATCAGCTGCTTTTGGATCTTGAAGGCCTTGCCGCATTCTTCACACTTGTGCCTGCAGCGGGAATGGGCAgatatggataaaaaaaacaatagagtCTCTGTAAATAGATGAAATTCATTCTCTTTAACCAATATCAGGGGAGTGGTGGTATTAAACACAACCCTCTGTGGAGGCTATTATTTTATGCATTACGGCCCCCAAGTCAAATTCCTAACAGGGTTGGCAGTCCGGGTACAATGTTGTTATGTTCAATTTAAGTCCAACAGTTTGGTGACAAACTGCCACAACGCAGTTAAAATCAGAATGTCTCCCCTGGCAAACAGTAcccaacaaaaacagcataCTAAATCTCGTAAGCCATCGGCCGCCACATCGGGCTAAGAAACCACAAATCAACAGTTAGGAATTAGGAGCACTGATTGCGATGAAATCGAGATAAAGTTCGCTCAATGCAGATACAACTGATACATGAAAGCCTCGCATTTCATCTTTCAACGTAAACTTTACCAGCTGAGCTAAATGCAAAGTGATGCAGCACTTGTGCTTTGTAAGAGTGTCCACAATGGTAAATACCCAATGTTTATCAACATTCTTGGGACCAGCCCTCTGAATATGAATTAAGTACAAATCACAGCCAAAATTTAAGTAAGATAAGATTGGATTCTTTTACTCATTCGGTTTACAAGCAACTCATGcgaccaaatttttttttaccctaatTCCAAGCTCAGATGATATTCCTTACTTATTCTCAAATGTGCGTAACATGTGGCATTACCTTTAAAAGGCATGACATCTGcccaaataaattaaaaaaatggacCGAATAAGGGACCTACCTCTTCAGGTCAAAGTGGGTCCTTTGGTGATTCTTGAGAGCCAGCAGATTGTAGTATCGTTTCTGGCACACCAAGCAGCGAAAAACCCCAGTCTTATGGGACTTTTTGTGGTTAAGGAGTGAGCAGGGGTGTCTGTATCCTCTTCCACATTGGTCGCACTTGTGGGGCTTGTCACTTTGGTCAACCATAGGCCTACGTCCATCGCCACCAACATCACGACTCCCTCCGGCGACCCCAGCACCAACACCATCTCCTCCAGACATCCCTTTGGCTCCATTCAGGCCCTGCTTGCTCAGTGAGCCAGCCCGACTCTTCCCAGGGCACAGGTGGGTGATGAGGTGGTGGCGGTCAGCAAAAAACATGCCACAGTCAACACAAATGTGGCTGCGTCCGTCCATCTTATCATTGCCATTAGCTGAGCTGCCTCCAATACCCTGTTGCTGGCCGTCTGGCCTTTGGGGGCCATGGACTAACTGGTGATTCAGGAGGTCCTGTTTCCTGGAGAAGCTCTGGCCACAGGTGGAGCAGATCATTCTCCAATCCTGCTCCAGGGTGGAAGGTCCTGGTCCTGTTGGGTTATTGGCATGGCTACGCAGATGGCTCCTGAGAGCTCTGAGGCTGGCGTAGTGGTTGCCGCACACCGAGCAGTGATACACTTCTCCATCATCCTCGTCATCTTTGTCATTGCTCCCCATTCTCTTGCCTCCGCTGTGGGCGTACTGTCGTTGGCTGCCGCCTTCCTTCAGGCTGCCCGAGCCTCCAGCAGACAGTGAAGTTCCGCTGGAGCTGTGGTAGTTCATGTTCCCCATAAAACCGTTCGACATGTtgccctgctgctgttgtgcCTGCTGTTGCTGGCCATGGCGGGGACACATGTGTGACTTGATGCCAGATACATCGCCATACATCTCACCGCAGTCGGCACACACGTGTCTGTCGGCCTGACGGTGAGCAGAGTTGCTCTGGGAAAGTGAGCTGCCATCAAAGCGATCGTGGAACTCAAGAGAGTCCAACCCACTGCTGTGGCCACCATCTGGTACAAAGTGGGCAGCATCACCAAGATTCCCCGGCAGTGAGATTGGAGTGGTGGCACCACTGCCTTCCTGGACGTAGCTCTGCTGGGAGTCCAGAGTTAGTGGCTCTGGAGATAACCAGTCATTGCTGTCATTGTTAATAGGCTGGTTGGAGGGACGTCCCTTGTGGCTTCGTAGGTGGCTGTGTAGCGCTGCCAGGTGAGGGTACTGCTTACAGCAGATGGTGCACTGGTAGTGGCCTGTCTGATGGCAGCGTTTGTGGTTGACCAGACTTCCTGCATGCCGGTAGCTTTTTCCACACTCCCCACATTTAAAGCGCCGCTCTCCGTCATCTGGAGAATTGGCCTGGGGTACACGGCCTCCAGAGGGTGAAGACACCGAGCCCTGTGATCCAGAACTTAGGGTGTCTGAATTGAGGATGGAGCTGTCCTGGCCATGGGAAGCAGGGTGGGGATCGTGGGTTAGATAGTGGACTTTCAAGGTCTCGAGATCTGGGTGTCCTGCG from Xiphias gladius isolate SHS-SW01 ecotype Sanya breed wild chromosome 3, ASM1685928v1, whole genome shotgun sequence encodes:
- the si:dkey-89b17.4 gene encoding zinc finger protein 850; translation: MAMHDMSRAKGFPCKECDMVCPSTPSLLEHMKAHYQQEETGRFECEQCGRIYKHAASLANHKKSHEVGSFQCPVCTRTLPNAVALKNHLRIHTLSPSSAHTEEESEEVPEEAGHDERDYGLAQDLSDGFGRSHLNNSGMGHSVLQSHETDDHGKKGSPESDDAWDRPFKCDQCDRTYRHHGSLVNHKKCHQQGTFKCSVCFKQFSNLAALNSHERTHSKFKPPGASMVSSSSSSSSLHDSERSSGNQSSQNDDTASCFCHLCQVALPNKTDFQEHILLHNTASPSLGLPRSFPGIMPHNLSAVRSPAYTPALGDPLPLPPLPSEKRGPYDPIMGPPVNNPIYTCAYCGAGHPDLETLKVHYLTHDPHPASHGQDSSILNSDTLSSGSQGSVSSPSGGRVPQANSPDDGERRFKCGECGKSYRHAGSLVNHKRCHQTGHYQCTICCKQYPHLAALHSHLRSHKGRPSNQPINNDSNDWLSPEPLTLDSQQSYVQEGSGATTPISLPGNLGDAAHFVPDGGHSSGLDSLEFHDRFDGSSLSQSNSAHRQADRHVCADCGEMYGDVSGIKSHMCPRHGQQQQAQQQQGNMSNGFMGNMNYHSSSGTSLSAGGSGSLKEGGSQRQYAHSGGKRMGSNDKDDEDDGEVYHCSVCGNHYASLRALRSHLRSHANNPTGPGPSTLEQDWRMICSTCGQSFSRKQDLLNHQLVHGPQRPDGQQQGIGGSSANGNDKMDGRSHICVDCGMFFADRHHLITHLCPGKSRAGSLSKQGLNGAKGMSGGDGVGAGVAGGSRDVGGDGRRPMVDQSDKPHKCDQCGRGYRHPCSLLNHKKSHKTGVFRCLVCQKRYYNLLALKNHQRTHFDLKRHKCEECGKAFKIQKQLINHLRLHEEHRAKGLVRTGPNGSRFQQPGPSQMQTMRGESSKGQVMGVKYSHQGFKKPYSSAGTSRPQKFDPAESGRRPFACEECGKTYRHAGSLANHKNLHKIGEYHCNVCNSTYPNRLAMKNHLRLHFAQKKHNCQECGKGFRTQRQLATHTTAGLCKGPQGPGAQMDFECDGCCEGFATADELAAHDCPAQHLPSSSSTNSSTNISMERSSVDLDSDERPYACDLCSCAYKHASSLLNHKHTHKTGNFRCNFCDKPYTNYMALRNHMRIHTQRKKHICHTCGKAFRLARFLRNHQKVHEEGATPFGCPTCGKSFQGRSGLARHRCGDNQVGMEVRRKATAPTGEGEECRYTCDQCGRSYRHASSLLNHKNTHTVGIYHCAVCLKTYSNLLALKNHRRIHSETRRHRCHDCGKAFRVSSQLYNHRRVHQKQRELTCRSCQRAFPTQASFRLHMEITHGQAPQPRQPRPQQPRPGGSQELGWGSGLDLTLMQEQGLDPGSMAKARSRGGNSEVIKSHVCDQCGRSYRHASSLLNHKNSHKTGTYFCNSCQKEFPNLMSLKNHRRIHTEPKRYQCPDCGKSFRVSTQLICHRRIHTKEKPFSCQQCDKRFSSKSNLRHHMKVHWSSSTAPPPMAMGAPNFLDLSPVSPPSSSRSFVCTQCGRSYRHASSLLNHKNSHKTGTYFCNSCQKEFPNLMSLKNHRRIHTEPKRYQCPDCGKSFRVSTALVCHRRIHTKEKPFSCHQCDKRFSSRSNLRHHMKVHWRGPPLSRGTPSAFLTVPSRPF